A stretch of DNA from Brachyhypopomus gauderio isolate BG-103 chromosome 7, BGAUD_0.2, whole genome shotgun sequence:
ATCATTTTCACTGCAATCGGACAAAGTTGTAATGGCTATGACAAAGTGTTTTTGCAGGCCTTAGAATGTGAAGATATGTATTGGAAGTAAGAAGTATAGCCCATACAATAAATATATGATGATATTTAAACATAATTTTCAGACTAAACTGAATCATCCACATGGTTATTTTTCCATGTTACATGTCCGTGTTACATGTCCGTGTATATTCCAGAACTGGAGCCTAGACTCAGAAGAAATGCACAGTTCAAATGATCACATAGAAGTACCAAAAATGTCATCAGTGTATCTGGGAAATAATGAGGATGCATCAAAGACAAATAGTGAATAAAATGAACCATAAGGAAATCAGCTACAATAAAAACGTTTGAAATAACAACaattgtatattttttattcaaaaagaTAATAAATAGCATGGAGTATAATTCTTACAATATAAGTTACATCTTTCAAAAAGCAAGCCAAAATGTAATATTAAACATAAACTTTTAATTTTGCGGCAAACGAAACTCCACGATGACGTAATCACCGGTTACTAGGCAACATCGTATACAAACATTACGTTCAATGTATGCAAAATAAGCGTAAGCAAGCTACCGCTACGGTAGGTAGATAACCCGGTTGTAAAAACTTGTTTACTACCTACATTATATACTGACAAAATATTTCTTATTCTATAAGTTTGTTAagtgatctatctatctatctatctatctatctatctatctatctatctatctatctatctatctatctatctatctatctatctatctatctatctatctatctgtctgtctgtatgtatgtatgtatgtatgtatttgtttatttaattatatttaacAGTTTCGCCTGAGCTCTGCTATTTTATTGAGTTCACCCAGTGTCTTAAAAATGTTATTTCACATCAAATGTAACATTATACATTCATAAAAAagatttagaaaaaaaaacccaaacaacaaaacaaacaaaacagaagaAATAAAAAGAGAAATGAAACCTGTGACTTGTGACCATGGTCTGCATGTATTTATAATTATAAAGGAAAGTAACGATACGTGTTTTTACTCAGCTGAAGCTGTCTAAATTGGGTTTGCTTGCCTTCAAGTTTTGTGCACATTGCGCTACTCTCTGTTGTAAAGCCAGAGTTAAACCAAACGTTTACCCAGAGTTTCACATTCTCTAAGGtcattttaaaaaaagaaacaaaataaatattgtgctaccacccccccccccccccaccatcaccAAAAACCCAACATCaacaagaaagaaaaacaaaagcaccTAAAAATTAACCCTAAAATAAAGTAGTTCAGATAAATAAGAGTGGTCGGCATCATTCTCACTTTCTGATTTATTCATCTTTGTCCTTTTTACTAGTTCACTTCAGGACTGAAGTTATGCCTCCTCCGGATACAATGTACTGTGCCCAACAGATTCACATTCCTCCAGAACTACCTGATATCCTAAAACAGTTCACCAAGGCCGCTATTAGAACTCAACCCCGCGATGTGCTACAGTGGGCTGCTGCGTAAGACATGCACACCAGTACCTCAGGATACCTGGAGTCTGTTAACACTGTGTACATACTACAGTTTTAGTGTCCAACCTTTGATATGAATAACCAACAAACAATtggaaaaaaacatttgtgaaGTTCAGCATCAGCATAATCCATTGATCAGTAAATCTAATTCATGTAATTATTGCAATGAATGTAGCTAATTAGCACTTAGACAGACCTAAACAGTAAGACTGACATGTATGTGATAATCATGCTGATCATCACTTTTTGCATTTGATCAGTGTTTGTATGGTCTCACGTGTGTTCACACTCTTTCAGCTATTTTGCCGCACTGTCAAAAGGTGAAGCTCTTCCTGCCAAAGACAGGCTGGAGATTCGAGTAGCAACACAAAAGACAGACACTGGGCTTACTCCAGGCCTGCTAAAGGTCCTTCATAAACAGGTTTGTGTTCGCGTAGCTTTTCTGGTTATACATCCCAAGGAGCATGAGCTCTGGTGCACGTGTCTTTCTCTTTCACCCTAGCTCTCACCCAAAGACACGGTCATGAAGGAAGAGTTACAGCAGAAGTGGAGAGGCCTCTGTTTGCCCGTGGACCAGCTGGAAACCCTGCTTGCCCTCGGGAACTTTGACTCAGAACTGAACTGGATGCAATTCTTTGCTCTGGGTTGCAGTGCTTTGGGTGGGGTGAGTAGCCCATATGATGCATTCTAATAATTTAAACCTTttgtaaattatattacttTTTAATATGCATTTATAACTATCCCTGCATAGGTGTAGGTGTTAGGGTGCCTAGAACAATCATGGATTAATCCTTACAATGTCCCCTTGGTGGCAGTATCAGACAATAAATTCCTATATAGTATAACCATAATATATAGATACATCCATACAATGACATAACACTCGCCAAATCTGAACAATATCATTTAAAATGGATGATGTGTGGTTTTGTCCATTTCAGCTTAAAGCTTATTAACAACATTTTAGCTGTGTTTATTATGAATTATAAACAGGTACTGTAAACTAAAAGTCCATGGGTGTGAGATCCTGTATTTTGCCACTGTGCCCACAGACCATCATCAGTGCTCTGAAGCACGCGTGTGAAATCCTGACGGAGGAGCCAGAAGGGGGCGCCGCTCACATTCCCTTCGACATATTCGTGAATCTCTACACATACCTCGCCCGGCTGGATGGAGACCTCTCTCAGGACCACATAGACAGCTTCCTGCTCAGTCTCCAGGAACCTGTGTGAGTAAGCaaatgctgtacacacacacacacacacacacacacacacacacacacacacacacacacacacacacacacacacacacacacgtataaacacacacaggtacaggtaGGTACCTTGTATCCACTGATTCCACATCCTGATGACCATGTGCTGTGTGAATTTGAATGTCTTCCCTTGATCTAAAGAAACAGATTGAAGTCTTCAGTTACTTCTTGAGCTCTTcacagagaaactcagaaaatGTGCTGAGGATATACGGTCTGTCCAGTAAACACTGATTACTGTTTATACAACTGTTGTAGAGCAGATTTACTGGTGAACATTAAAGACCTAGTCAGAATATTGGAGAAGTGCTAAAAGAAATTGATTAGCCATCTTAGTTTGCATAAAACAGCCTTGAAACAAAAGAGGTGGAAAATTATGTCCTGGGTAAGTAGTGTTCATCCTGGTCATTGATGGTGAGTCCACGGCACAATGAGACATGAATGTCATTTCCAATCTGACTCAATGGAGTTTAATGAATGTGAGGATGACTATGTTCTTCATCTTAAAACCTAATAGTTTAGTATATTCAGTATTCCCTGTGGATTTGGCAGCTCAGTTGAATTTGATGAAGTTCACTTGCGTGTCAGAATGTGGCTAGACGTTAGCTACTTACTCTGTCTTTCCAGTCTCTTCATCCAGTGATTCAGGGTGTCATATCTGAACCACCAGATCTTCTTGCAAATGCTATTTTGTCTTCCAGACATTTTCAAGGGAAGTGTAAacatattattttatttatagcaCTTTTTTGGTCCATTTTATTTCAGCTCAGTGTTAGTCCAGTGTAGTTCAGTGTAGCTCAGTGATAGTCCAGTGTAGTTTTGTGATAGTCCAGTATAGTTCTGTGTAGTTCAGTAATCCTGAACGGAAAAGCTGCTTTCAAGACTGCTACAGAAGAGACAGGTGTGTTCACAGAGTAGCACATGTAGTAACACAATGTCTTGTTAACAGTGTTAATCTCTGCTCTTGTTTCGTGTCACCCCCCTAGGACAAAACAAAATGGTATGATTCAAGTGGCCAATATCTACAGTCGCAAAAGATAGACTTACACTGACTTTGCAGCCTTCGTGAAGAGACAGTGGATAGAAATAAAATTTCCTCTTTGGAACGATGAATTTCATGGACCTTTTTTCAGTCAGGGCTCGAGTAAATAATCATCACTGCATAGGAAAAGGAGATTCTGTGTTACAAATTACAGCATGTGATGTGCAAGTTTTATTTGTTAATATGTTAAAAGTAACACATCAGCCGGGGGGGGGCTCAGTTTAGTGCCTTTCTGCACTTTTGAAAACAGAAAGCAGATGCTGATGTTGACATGGTGTCATTGCTTAAATGGACACTGTTACGTAAGCGCTGAGCAACCATCCGAGTGGCCCAGGATGGTGCGTCAGGTTTGTGTTTTGATCGTTAGGAGAGCAACCACACAGAAAACACCAGGCTTTGCATTGTGAAATATGTTTTAGCTTATGGAGATGATTCATGTGTCAGAACACTTAGGGTTGGCAGTCAGGGGCTTTCTGTCCAATTTCATCCAATCATTAGTGCTGCTGGTATAAATCAGTGGTAATATTGTTATTAGATTACAAGAAGCTATGAAAGGAGAACTAGAGGCAAAATGAATCAGTTCCAGTCTTACCTCATCCAGTCCACTCAGTCCTGTCAAACACAGCAATTTGTACACTTCAGTTTTGGTCCTGAAAAGGTCCTGttcttaaaaataaataaccatAGTTGTTTGATTGCTTAGGGTCTTTGCTGAAGTTTGTTTCCTCAAGACCACGGAAGCCCTCATTTCAGAGAGTAACCAGGTAACAGAGATTTAGATCAGGGGGTTTCATGATCAGGTCATCGAGAGTGTTAAGGTTTTACCAAGTTAACACTGTCAAACCTTCattaaaaaaaccaaacaaacaaagtcTGCCACATCACCTTCCAGCCAGGCTGTGCCAGCTGAGACACAGAGACCTGTTTTAAAGTCTTGCTTTAGTTGCAGGATATCTACAGTTGGGTTTTTTCTCTGCATTCGTCTTGTGTGCACACGTCTGTGATTGTAATCTAAGATGTGCGGCTGCACCCACATCTCCCACGGAGGTCTTGCAgggggaggtgctggtggaggcCAGTGAGCTGCTCcagggggaggtgtgggtggaggacagTGAGCTGCTCcagggggaggtgtgggtggaggagagtgagcTGCTCcagggggaggtgtgggtggaggagagtgagcTGCTCcagggggaggtgtgggtgaaggACAGTGAGCTGCTCcagggggaggtgtgggtggaggagagtgagcTGCTCcagggggaggtgtgggtgaaggACAGTGAGCTGCTCcagggggaggtgtgggtggaggacagTGAGCTGCTCcagggggaggtgtgggtggaggagagtgagcTGCTCcagggggaggtgtgggtgaaggACAGTGAGCTGCTCcagggggaggtgtgggtggaggacagTGAGCTGCTCcagggggaggtgtgggtggaggacagTGAGCTGCTCcagggggaggtgtgggtggaggagctcCAGAGAAGGGCTGAAGAGGCCGGGGCTCTTTCAGCCAGGCTGGCGCTGATGTGCGTATTCGAATTACACTAGGAAACAGCAACAGATGTGACAAACAGGCGTGTGGCACGAACAAACGGGCCAGCGCACCAGACCTCCAGCTGCGTGCGTGTACCAACGCGTGTACCAACGCGACCCCAACGCGACCCCAGCAGCTCACACGCGCTTGTGCAGTCTGGCGCGTGGCCACAGCGGCGGCGTGAACCTTTAGAATGGTGCACCACTGGCAACGgtgctgtttgtgttttcagGGAGCGCCAAGGGGGTGTGGTGCAGCCCGCTAATTTCACCGGCCCCAGCGGTGTGTGAGTGGGCCAAGAAGATCCGAGGACAGATGGCTCTCAGATGCAGGCTTGACTTCTTAAGACCTCTTACTGTGCAGCTGGAGGAAACGCATCATGTTTACTCTACAAAACGTGGTTTCATTTGATTATGTTCAACATTTAAAAGCTTAATGAACTGAGACTTTTGTTATATGTCAATAAGGGTTACTGACATTGATACTGACCTGTGAGTTATTTGGTGTGTTTATGACCAGCTGTACTGGTCTTGCTTGTGGTATGTTCTACTGTGTCTGAAAAATCTTGATAACTGGAATTTTAGGTACTTTTATCAGCTAAAGTGGCCTTCATGTTTCTGTTTGTGTGCTTTCTGAGAAAATGAATCATTCATTTTTGAGCCAGTTGTTAGATGAAATCTAATGCTGTAAGTAATCATAAGTGCCTCATTGTATAAAAATATGATTCCTGAACTTTCGCaataccccccctcccccccccacacacacacacaacaaacagtTAACAAAACACAATTTCCACTCTTTTATTCACATGAATAGTGTTGACTGGAATAAAGGCTCACCTCCATTTGAAGCGTGTGGTGGATGTTTTACAGCTGGAGGTAACCCTGCACATAACAACACAATCAGTTACTGTTTCATTAACTCTTAATTGCAGTGCAATGAATTGAAGAGCAGCTAGTGACTAATTGTAATCAAATAAGAGGGGCTCTTTATTTTCCGGCCCTGTTAGGAAGGCCACTCACGGTTCCTCAAGCAATTACTAATTAACTGATTGACCTACAGTGTCCAATGAATAGGTGAATAATTAGTGGgtttttttgctttttaatGAAGCAGCCTGTCCATTTTTGAAAATTGCCCCAAAGGTTCCTGCCATTTTATGCATTTCATCATTTTAATGTCTGTAATTTTCAGAATATGTACACTgaatggccactttattagaagcACCTGCCCTTTTATGATTGCAGCTTCCCTGTATGAAAAATCTCCAGTGAAAGGGGATCATGTGGTTGCGAACAAAAGGCTCAGAGGAGCAGGTCAGAAATCATTTGGATGAGCAGGAGGTCCAGAGTCCTGCAGCAGAACCACGACTGGACTCCAGCTGACGTGTCCGAATGTTTAACATGAACAGACCAGAACGGCAGACGCTCAAGACCTACTGCTGTCGAAGGGAACCAAAGTCCAGAATGCAGTGGGGCACAAGAGACATCAGTGAACACATGACGGGCTGGTCAGATGAACCCAGATTTCTGTTGCTCTATTCTGATTTGAGGATTAGAATTTGACTGCGTCTCATTGGTCAAGATTCATGCAGAACGATTCCTTCATCAACGATTCAGGCAGCGTGCTGTAGCAACTACACTACAGTGTTAAGATTTCATTCTCATCTACTGTGTCTCTGCAGCACACGGGGGTTTGTCAGTGCACTACTGGTCTTTTCATAGTTATACCTGCCTGTACTGTAGCTTGTCATCTAGTGCCCAG
This window harbors:
- the ropn1l gene encoding ropporin-1-like protein isoform X1, with the protein product MPPPDTMYCAQQIHIPPELPDILKQFTKAAIRTQPRDVLQWAAAYFAALSKGEALPAKDRLEIRVATQKTDTGLTPGLLKVLHKQLSPKDTVMKEELQQKWRGLCLPVDQLETLLALGNFDSELNWMQFFALGCSALGGTIISALKHACEILTEEPEGGAAHIPFDIFVNLYTYLARLDGDLSQDHIDSFLLSLQEPVERQGGVVQPANFTGPSGV
- the ropn1l gene encoding ropporin-1-like protein isoform X2 is translated as MPPPDTMYCAQQIHIPPELPDILKQFTKAAIRTQPRDVLQWAAAYFAALSKGEALPAKDRLEIRVATQKTDTGLTPGLLKVLHKQLSPKDTVMKEELQQKWRGLCLPVDQLETLLALGNFDSELNWMQFFALGCSALGGTIISALKHACEILTEEPEGGAAHIPFDIFVNLYTYLARLDGDLSQDHIDSFLLSLQEPVTKQNGMIQVANIYSRKR
- the ropn1l gene encoding ropporin-1-like protein isoform X3, which gives rise to MPPPDTMYCAQQIHIPPELPDILKQFTKAAIRTQPRDVLQWAAAYFAALSKGEALPAKDRLEIRVATQKTDTGLTPGLLKVLHKQLSPKDTVMKEELQQKWRGLCLPVDQLETLLALGNFDSELNWMQFFALGCSALGGTIISALKHACEILTEEPEGGAAHIPFDIFVNLYTYLARLDGDLSQDHIDSFLLSLQEPVLFIQ